A window of the Vibrio ostreae genome harbors these coding sequences:
- the bamE gene encoding outer membrane protein assembly factor BamE has protein sequence MQLTKWLVALPLAVTMLSGCSVVERLVYRIDINQGNYVEQQSVDQLKFGMSKDQVRYVLGSPMLVENGYPDTWYYIYHHTPGHGDTEQKNLVVNFNNDGNLMDIAGDFKTSDDFFESLN, from the coding sequence ATGCAGTTAACCAAGTGGCTTGTTGCCCTACCCCTTGCCGTGACCATGTTGTCAGGCTGTTCTGTCGTTGAGCGTCTGGTTTATCGTATCGATATCAACCAAGGTAACTACGTTGAGCAACAGTCGGTTGATCAACTGAAGTTTGGTATGTCTAAAGATCAGGTACGCTACGTATTAGGCTCGCCAATGCTGGTAGAAAACGGCTATCCGGATACCTGGTATTACATCTACCATCACACACCAGGACACGGCGACACCGAGCAGAAAAATCTGGTCGTCAATTTTAATAATGACGGCAACCTGATGGATATCGCCGGTGATTTTAAAACCAGTGATGACTTCTTTGAAAGCCTGAACTAA
- a CDS encoding RnfH family protein, with amino-acid sequence MSIESDMIHVEVVYALPHEQRVLTLVVNKDMTVEEIIQTSGVLKMYPEIDLSKNKVGVFSRNVKLNATVRDRDRIEIYRPLLADPKEIRRKRAEQAKAAAKAAPATGGKPSAQRKAEEA; translated from the coding sequence ATGAGTATTGAATCAGACATGATCCATGTTGAAGTGGTGTATGCTTTGCCGCATGAGCAGCGTGTGCTGACTCTGGTCGTCAATAAAGACATGACGGTGGAAGAGATCATTCAGACTTCGGGTGTACTGAAGATGTATCCGGAGATTGATCTGAGCAAAAACAAAGTCGGTGTGTTCAGCCGTAATGTGAAGCTGAATGCGACCGTGCGTGATCGTGACCGGATTGAGATCTACCGTCCGCTGCTGGCTGATCCGAAAGAAATCCGCCGCAAGCGCGCTGAACAAGCTAAAGCGGCTGCTAAAGCAGCCCCGGCCACCGGTGGCAAGCCGAGTGCGCAGCGCAAAGCAGAAGAAGCCTGA
- a CDS encoding SRPBCC family protein: protein MKQVSRSALVSFSADQMFHLVNDVASYPEFLPGCSGSRVLETTSDKMVASVDVSKAGISKTFTTSNELSHGQSIIMNLVDGPFRTLRGGWFFTPLDESACKVELKLEFEFSSKMIELAFGKVFNELTSNMVNAFTARAKQVYV from the coding sequence ATGAAGCAAGTCAGTCGTTCCGCGTTGGTCTCGTTCAGTGCGGATCAGATGTTTCATTTAGTCAATGATGTGGCGAGCTATCCGGAATTTTTACCCGGATGTTCGGGCAGCCGCGTGCTGGAGACAACCTCAGATAAGATGGTGGCGTCTGTGGATGTGTCCAAGGCTGGCATCAGCAAAACCTTCACGACCTCTAATGAGCTGAGCCATGGTCAGTCGATCATTATGAACTTGGTGGATGGCCCGTTCCGTACTCTCCGTGGCGGCTGGTTTTTCACTCCACTGGATGAATCGGCGTGTAAAGTTGAGCTGAAACTAGAATTTGAGTTCTCAAGTAAAATGATTGAGCTGGCGTTTGGTAAGGTGTTTAACGAGCTGACCAGTAATATGGTGAATGCGTTTACCGCGCGTGCCAAACAGGTTTATGTATAA
- the smpB gene encoding SsrA-binding protein SmpB: MVKKNSKTKAGSNTIALNKKARHEYFIEDEIEAGLELQGWEVKSLRQGKANIAESYVYMRDGEAFISGMTITPLQQASTHVVANPTRVRKLLLSRRELDNLFGRINREGMTLTALSLYWSRSWVKLKIGVSKGKKLHDKRDDLKDKDWQRQKARVMKSNNLR, from the coding sequence ATGGTAAAGAAAAATTCAAAGACAAAAGCGGGTAGCAACACTATCGCGCTGAACAAAAAAGCCCGCCACGAGTATTTCATTGAAGATGAAATCGAAGCTGGTCTGGAGCTACAGGGCTGGGAAGTCAAATCACTTCGCCAGGGTAAAGCCAACATCGCAGAAAGTTATGTATACATGCGTGACGGAGAAGCGTTTATCTCCGGCATGACCATCACGCCACTGCAGCAAGCCTCCACTCACGTGGTCGCGAACCCGACCCGCGTGCGCAAACTGCTGTTATCGCGTCGTGAACTGGATAACCTGTTCGGTCGTATAAACCGTGAAGGGATGACGTTAACCGCGCTATCGCTGTACTGGTCACGTTCTTGGGTCAAGCTGAAAATCGGCGTCTCGAAAGGTAAAAAACTGCACGATAAACGTGATGACCTGAAAGACAAAGACTGGCAACGCCAGAAAGCACGCGTCATGAAGAGCAATAACCTGCGTTAA
- a CDS encoding integrase domain-containing protein, with amino-acid sequence MAKITTRLTDKDIKSAKPKDKEYNLFDGDGLRLRIKPNGSKQWIFNYYKPITGKRANLSLGRYPDLSLANARKNAMAARELLAQGIDPQEERKRQELVHKEIYEHTFAKVSEDWFNLKKHEVTPDYAVDIWRSLELHVFPQIANTPVKDIDAPLVIDLLRPIEAKGSLETVKRLSQRLNEIMNYAANCGLVKANPLTGIRAAFKKPKKENMAALAPDELPELMGAIANASIKRTTRCLIEWQLHTMTRPSEASGARWDEIEWEEKIWTIPADRMKKRREHRIPLTEQMLALLEVMKPISGHREYIFPSDRDPKKPCNSQTANMALKRMGFAGRLVSHGLRSLASTTLNEQGFDRDLIEASLAHVDDNQVRSAYNRTDYLERRRPMMSWWSDHITASAEGNVSLARRKGLKLAG; translated from the coding sequence ATGGCAAAAATAACTACTCGTCTAACAGACAAAGATATCAAATCAGCGAAGCCCAAGGATAAAGAATACAACTTGTTTGATGGTGATGGCCTTCGATTACGTATCAAGCCTAACGGTTCAAAACAGTGGATCTTTAACTACTACAAACCCATTACAGGAAAACGAGCAAACCTTAGCCTAGGTAGATATCCAGATTTATCTCTTGCCAATGCTCGTAAAAATGCAATGGCAGCCAGAGAGCTACTAGCTCAGGGGATTGATCCTCAAGAAGAAAGAAAACGCCAAGAACTCGTTCACAAAGAAATCTACGAACATACCTTTGCTAAAGTCTCTGAAGATTGGTTCAACCTCAAAAAGCACGAAGTCACTCCAGACTATGCTGTCGATATCTGGCGCTCACTAGAACTTCATGTATTTCCGCAAATAGCGAATACACCAGTAAAAGATATCGATGCCCCACTTGTTATTGATCTACTTAGACCTATCGAAGCAAAAGGCAGCCTAGAGACGGTTAAACGCTTATCTCAACGCTTAAATGAAATAATGAATTACGCGGCAAACTGTGGTCTTGTAAAAGCGAATCCATTAACAGGTATTCGAGCCGCTTTCAAAAAGCCCAAAAAAGAAAACATGGCGGCACTAGCACCAGATGAACTACCAGAGCTAATGGGAGCTATCGCCAATGCCAGTATAAAGCGTACTACTCGTTGTTTAATTGAGTGGCAACTTCACACCATGACACGCCCCTCTGAAGCCTCAGGCGCTAGATGGGATGAGATTGAGTGGGAAGAAAAGATATGGACCATTCCAGCAGACAGAATGAAAAAAAGAAGAGAGCACCGCATCCCTCTCACAGAGCAGATGCTGGCGCTACTAGAAGTAATGAAGCCGATAAGCGGCCACCGTGAATACATCTTTCCTTCAGATCGAGATCCGAAGAAACCATGTAACAGCCAAACAGCAAATATGGCTCTGAAACGTATGGGGTTTGCGGGAAGATTGGTTAGCCACGGTCTGCGGTCTCTCGCAAGTACTACACTCAATGAACAAGGTTTTGACCGTGACTTGATCGAAGCGTCACTGGCACACGTTGATGATAACCAGGTTCGTAGTGCTTATAACCGCACTGATTACCTTGAACGCCGCCGCCCTATGATGAGCTGGTGGAGCGATCATATCACCGCTTCTGCTGAGGGAAATGTATCACTCGCGAGACGAAAAGGGCTTAAATTGGCAGGGTAA